A stretch of Mya arenaria isolate MELC-2E11 chromosome 14, ASM2691426v1 DNA encodes these proteins:
- the LOC128215802 gene encoding uncharacterized protein LOC128215802: MFKMALTFEYVFRLTIIICAIPSYISARIVSVDDWTQCPPPSSRFRVFTGVTVEQCAAECEARPACVTLGYLRHPHVCELFYKPEDGPVNVIGTSHCHCVNRENLEEEDGNPCGCPTWSVCDRKSYKCTIKECKPPRNVNNGTILGNRYDVGAKLRVKCDVGYYEEKDMTSLTCTESGNWSHVPSCVSKTCSQNHSDLELIIVNQEATFCTHYQTCVDKGSHMVKIDSEAKLLAIEGLMEKCQYQKFDSWVDGQKKDRGWIFHDNTLMHTDTDFWRSNEPRGDSECVMFKKGDGKLRGYNEKECISEMTRVICERSVTD, translated from the exons atgttcaaaatggCACTAACATTTGAATACGTGTTTAGGCTTACAATTATCATCTGCGCAATACCGTCGTATATATCCGCGAGAATCGTATCTGTGGACGACTGGACTCAATGTCCGCCACCAAGCAGCCGTTTCCGGGTGTTTACAGGCGTGACCGTGGAACAGTGTGCGGCTGAGTGCGAGGCGCGCCCGGCATGTGTCACCCTCGGTTACTTGCGCCACCCGCATGTGTGTGAACTGTTCTATAAACCCGAAGACGGGCCCGTAAACGTTATCGGCACCTCGCATTGTCATTGTGTCAACAGGGAGAATCTGGAAGAAGAG GATGGAAACCCGTGCGGCTGCCCCACGTGGAGCGTCTGTGACCGGAAGTCTTATAAATGCACGATTAAAG AATGTAAGCCGCCGAGGAACGTCAACAATGGAACGATTCTCGGAAACCGATATGACGTCGGTGCGAAACTGCGCGTTAAATGTGACGTAGGTTACTATGAGGAGAAGGATATGACGTCACTGACGTGTACGGAAAGTGGCAATTGGTCACACGTACCATCATGCGTATCGAAAA CTTGCTCGCAAAACCACAGTGATCTCGAGCTCATCATTGTCAACCAGGAAGCAACCTTCTGCACCCACTATCAAACCTGCGTGGACAAAGGAAGTCACATGGTCAAGATAGACAGTGAGGCCAAACTGCTCGCCATAGAGGGGTTGATGGAGAAATGCCAAT ACCAGAAATTCGACTCGTGGGTTGACGGACAAAAGAAGGATAGGGGATGGATATTCCACGACAATACACTTATGCACACTGACACCGATTTCTGGAGGAGCAACGAACCGCGAGGAGACAGCGAGTGTGTCATGTTTAAGAAAGGAGACGGGAAACTGAGAGGATACAACGAAAAAGAATGCATAAGTGAAATGACTAGGGTTATCTGCGAAAGGAGCGTTACAGATTAA